In one window of Oryza sativa Japonica Group chromosome 9, ASM3414082v1 DNA:
- the LOC4347017 gene encoding pentatricopeptide repeat-containing protein At4g02750, with the protein MPPSTTGFPRRRSPPVDADLLPRLRLAAGQSSPWRVLLQSLALVVTSGLSASASHSHRGRALSSRLLNSLLPHAPRRLLPALLRLLPGDHLTLLLLVSSKHHSHSLPAASALHALAVSSGHLPSDLRIANSLLSLYLSLGSPASARRLLADIPRPDAVTWNTLLRACLRLGLLPAARRLFDEMPERDVVSYNSMVAGYVAEGDLAGARNLFDGMARRDVVTWNSMISGYSRHGDMENARKMFDAMPERDVVSWNSMLDGYAQAGDVEMARLVFDGMPKRSIVSWNVILALYAKLRDWRECLGLFDVMIAEGNTVPNEKTFVSVLTACANLGDLEKGRWVHDLVQERWDRLVPDVLLLTTLLTMYAKCGVMETAREIFNSMGEKSVPSWNSMIIGYGLHGQSEKALELFLEMERDGPRPNETTFICVLSSCAHGGLVLEGWWCFDRMVRFYSIEPKSEHFGCMMDLLGRAGLLEQSENLIENLQGKVSEALWGILMSASQTQNNIKLGEFVGKKLIEMRPTEVGPYILLSNIYAAEGRWDDVEKVRKVMEEKGVEKDAGLSLVGSREGGHFINESGASAPRNDVMLCMLGEMSVHMKQPSEGSNCRKRSPSAP; encoded by the coding sequence ATGCCTCCCTCGACCACAGgcttcccgcgccgccgctcgccgccggtggaCGCCGACCTGCTGCCGCGCCTTCGCCTCGCCGCTGGCCAGAGTTCGCCATGGCGCGTCCTCCTCCAGTCCCTGGCCCTCGTCGTCACCTCCGGCCTCTCCGCCTCGGCCTCCCACTCCCACCGCGGCCGCGCGCTCTCATCCCGCCTCCTCAACTCCCTCCTCCCCCacgccccgcgccgcctcctccccgcgctcctccgcctcctccccggaGACCACCTCacgcttctcctcctcgtctccTCGAAGCACCACTCGCACTCcctgcccgccgcctccgcgctccACGccctcgccgtctcctccggccACCTCCCGTCCGACCTCCGCATCGCCAACTCCCTCCTCTCGCTCTACCTCTCCCTCGGCTCCCCGGCGtccgctcgccgcctcctcgccgacaTCCCCCGCCCGGACGCTGTCACCTGGAACACGCTCCTCCGTGCCTGCCTCCGGCTTGGCCTCCTccctgccgcccgccgcctgttcgacgaaatgccggAGCGGGATGTCGTCTCGTACAACTCCATGGTGGCTGGGTATGTGGCTGAGGGCGACTTGGCCGGTGCGAGGAATCTGTTCGATGGAATGGCGCGGAGAGACGTGGTCACGTGGAACTCGATGATCTCGGGGTATTCTCGGCACGGGGACATGGAGAACGCCAGGAAGATGTTTGATGCGATGCCGGAGAGGGATGTCGTGTCATGGAACTCAATGCTGGATGGATATGCCCAGGCTGGGGACGTAGAGATGGCGAGGTTGGTGTTCGATGGCATGCCAAAGAGGAGCATTGTGTCTTGGAATGTCATTCTTGCGTTGTATGCAAAGCTGAGGGATTGGCGTGAGTGCTTGGGGCTTTTTGATGTGATGATAGCAGAAGGAAACACGGTACCAAATGAAAAAACGTTTGTGAGTGTTCTGACAGCTTGTGCAAACCTTGGCGATCTTGAGAAAGGGAGGTGGGTGCATGATTTGGTTCAGGAGAGGTGGGATAGGCTTGTGCCAGATGTTCTATTGCTTACGACATTGTTGACAATGTATGCCAAGTGTGGGGTGATGGAGACTGCAAGGGAGATCTTCAATTCAATGGGTGAAAAGAGTGTCCCCTCGTGGAATTCAATGATCATCGGGTATGGGTTGCATGGGCAAAGCGAAAAGGCTCTTGAGTTGTTCTTGGAGATGGAGAGAGATGGACCTAGGCCAAATGAAACGACTTTCATCTGTGTCTTGAGCTCATGTGCTCATGGTGGTTTGGTGCTTGAAGGTTGGTGGTGTTTTGACAGGATGGTCAGGTTCTACAGTATTGAGCCAAAGTCTGAGCATTTTGGCTGTATGATGGACCTTCTTGGTCGCGCCGGACTGCTTGAACAATCAGAGAATCTCATTGAGAATTTGCAAGGTAAGGTGTCAGAAGCATTGTGGGGCATACTAATGTCAGCCTCTCAAACTCAGAACAACATCAAACTTGGAGAGTTTGTCGGAAAGAAATTGATCGAGATGAGGCCAACAGAAGTCGGTCCATACATCCTTCTATCAAACATTTATGCGGCAGAAGGAAGATGGGATGATGTTGAGAAAGTAAGGAAGGTGATGGAGGAGAAGGGGGTGGAGAAGGATGCAGGGTTGAGCCTGGTAGGATCAAGGGAAGGTGGTCATTTCATTAATGAAAGTGGAGCTTCAGCTCCAAGGAATGATGTGATGCTGTGCATGCTGGGTGAGATGAGTGTGCATATGAAGCAACCATCTGAAGGGTCCAACTGCAGGAAAAGAAGCCCCTCTGCTCCTTGA
- the LOC4347019 gene encoding uncharacterized protein has translation MAADDLSSPARKRGRDEEEEEEEEVIDGEAAQKRARGEDPEGGALLGLANYEEDEEDEEAAAAAGRRRANGRHEEEEEEDDDDDEVDNDVRRAPERRPRQVELRRDCPYLDTVNRQVLDFDFEKFCSISLSNLNVYACLVCGKYYQGRGLKSHAYTHSLEAGHHVFINLQTEKAYCLPDGYEINDPSLEDIRHVLNPRFTTEQVRNLDRNKQWSRALDGSNYLPGMVGLNNIKETDFVNVTIQSLMRITPLRNFFLIPENYRHSKSPLVHRFGELTRKIWHARNFKGQVSPHEFLQAVMKASDKRFQIGVQSDPVEFMSWLLNTMHSKLKSRKRNRSIIHDCFQGELEVVKEFHKKHIVEKKEDGDEQNGDAGSDIVTETSRVPFLMLGLDLPPPPLFKDAMEKNIIPQVPLFNILKKFDGETVTEVVRPSIARMRYRVIRLPKYLILHMRRFTKNNFFVEKNPTLVNFPVKNLELKDYIPLPKPKDSEKLRSKYDLIANVVHDGKPGEGCYRVFVQRKSEEAWYEMQDLHVTETLPQMVALSEAYMQIYEQHE, from the exons atggccgCGGACGATCTCTCATCCCCGGCGCGGAAGCGCGgccgcgacgaggaggaggaggaggaggaggaggtcatcGACGGGGAGGCCGCCCagaagcgcgcgcgcggggaggatcCGGAGGGCGGGGCGCTGCTGGGGCTCGCCAActacgaggaggacgaggaggacgaggaggcggcggctgctgcgggGAGGCGCCGCGCGAATGGCCGacacgaggaagaggaggaggaggacgacgacgacgacgaggttgaCAACGACGTGAGGAGGGCTCCGGAGCGGAGGCCGAGGCAAGTGGAGCTGCGCCGGGACTGCCCTTACCTCGACACCGTGAACCGCCAG GTccttgattttgattttgagaAGTTCTGCTCAATCTCCTTATCAAACTTGAACGTGTATGCATGTTTGGTTTGTGGAAAGTATTACCAAGGAAGAGGCTTGAAATCACATGCATATACTCACAGCCTTGAAGCAGGCCACCATGTGTTCATTAACCTTCAAACTGAGAAAGCTTACTGTCTTCCTGATGGATATGAGATAAATGATCCATCATTGGAAGATATTCGACATGTTCTCAACCCAAG GTTTACAACAGAGCAGGTTCGTAATCTTGATAGGAACAAGCAGTGGTCTAGAGCTCTTGATGGCTCCAATTATCTACCTGGAATG GTTGGTCTAAACAACATCAAGGAGACAGATTTTGTGAATGTCACAATACAGTCATTAATGAGAATTACTCCTTTAAGAAATTTCTTTCTCATCCCTGAAAATTATCGGCATAGCAAATCCCCATTGGTTCATCGATTTGGAGAACTAACTCGCAAAATCTGGCATGCAAGGAACTTCAAGGGCCAG GTTAGTCCACATGAGTTTCTGCAAGCAGTTATGAAGGCCAGTGATAAGAGGTTCCAGATTGGTGTTCAGTCTGATCCAGTGGAATTTATGTCATGGCTCTTGAACACAATGCACTCGAAACTAAAAAGTAGGAAGAGAAACAGAAGCATCATACATGATTGCTTTCAG GGAGAACTTGAAGTAGTTAAGGAATTTCACAAGAAGCAtattgtggaaaagaaagaggacGGCGATGAACAGAATGGTGATGCAGGTTCAGATATTGTTACTGAAACATCTAGGGTCCCATTTTTGATGCTTGGCCTTGACCTACCACCTCCACCTCTTTTCAAGGACGCCATGGAGAAAAATATCATTCCACAG GTACCACTCTTTAATATATTGAAGAAGTTTGATGGCGAGACAGTTACAGAGGTAGTGCGACCCTCCATTGCTCGTATGAGGTATCGAGTCATCAGACTTCCAAAGTATCTGATCCTTCACATGCGACGGTTTACCAAAAATAACTTCTTTGTAGAGAAGAATCCTACTCTAG TGAATTTCCCCGTGAAGAACTTGGAATTGAAAGATTACATCCCATTACCTAAGCCAAAAGATTCCGAGAAGCTACGCTCAAAGTATGATCTCATAGCCAACGTTGTCCATGATGGCAAGCCAGGCGAGGGATGTTACAGAGTATTTGTACAGCGGAAATCAGAAGAGGCTTG GTATGAAATGCAAGATCTTCATGTTACCGAGACTCTTCCTCAGATGGTAGCTCTTTCAGAAGCCTACATGCAAATATACGAGCAGCACGAATGA